In Pyrus communis chromosome 8, drPyrComm1.1, whole genome shotgun sequence, one genomic interval encodes:
- the LOC137741329 gene encoding heavy metal-associated isoprenylated plant protein 47-like isoform X1: MKQKIVMKVQLNSEKCRTKALKIAAVAKGASTVSIEVEKEHVVVIGDGIDAVDLAKSLKKKLGSVTIVSVEEVKKPEEKPAEQPEPIQWASSYIHYPQYPAVQYYYDGSYRW, from the exons ATGAAG CAAAAGATAGTCATGAAGGTGCAGCTGAACTCCGAGAAATGCAGAACCAAGGCCTTGAAGATTGCTGCGGTTGCCAAAG GTGCGAGCACGGTGTCCATAGAAGTAGAGAAAGAGCATGTGGTGGTTATCGGAGACGGAATTGATGCCGTTGACTTGGCTAAATcattgaagaagaagcttggCTCTGTCACCATAGTAAGTGTCGAAGAAGTGAAAAAACCGGAAGAAAAACCAGCTGAGCAGCCTGAGCCAATTCAGTGGGCATCAAGCTATATTCACTATCCACAGTATCCAGCTGTGCAGTACTACTACGATGGATCCTACAGATGGTAA
- the LOC137743218 gene encoding pentatricopeptide repeat-containing protein At5g42310, chloroplastic-like has translation MGSLSIQQLQEMIASTIKTQYEGSSHDSVLYSKPYSKKIDALKMPMAFGFNLRNPARNGAKFAHFLSQFRATIETGRTANIDLRESIINQNDVARRLTKQLVQTEGKQSNLVSSCSRSSIQSPPTTSSSPTSLDPSEFQPAQSYRAVPAPLWHSLLKSLCASHPSSDIGLAYAVVSWLQKHNLCFSYELLYSILIHALGRSEKLYEAFLLSQRQSLTPLTYNALIGACARNGDLEKALHLMSRMRQDGYRSDFVNYSLIIQSLTRSNKIDSPIMFKLYREIESENIEIDGQLFNDIIAGFAKAGEASQAVHLLAMVQATGLSPKTATLVAVISALGNSGRVVEAEAIFEEMREGGLQPRTRAYNALLKGYVKAGQLKDAESIVSQMEKSGISPDEHTYSLFIDAYANAGRWESARIVLKEMEASNVQPNSYVFSRIFASYRDRREWQKSFQVLREMKSSGVRPDRHFYNVMIDTFGKSNCLDHAMATFERMLSEGIHPDTVTWNTLIDCHCKFSTSRWAHSLLRNSG, from the exons atgggatctctctctatccagcagctacaggagatgatcgcaagcaccaTCAAGACACAATACGAAGGAAGCTCACATGACTcagtactgtactcaaagccttactccaagaagattgatgctttgaagatgccaatgg CTTTCGGCTTCAATTTGAGGAACCCAGCAAGAAATGGCGCTAAATTTGCCCACTTCCTGTCCCAATTTCGCGCCACTATTGAAACCGGACGCACAGCAAACATAGATCTGAGAGAAAGCATCATCAACCAAAACGACGTGGCAAGGAGGCTGACGAAGCAGCTGGTTCAGACCGAAGGCAAGCAGTCGAACCTCGT GAGCAGCTGCTCTCGTTCCTCAATTCAAAGTCCACCGACCACCTCCTCCTCTCCAACCTCACTCGACCCGTCCGAGTTCCAGCCGGCCCAGTCCTACCGCGCTGTCCCTGCCCCACTCTGGCACTCCCTCCTCAAGTCCCTCTGCGCCTCCCACCCCTCTTCCGACATTGGACTTGCCTACGCCGTCGTTTCGTGGCTCCAAAAGCACAACCTCTGCTTCTCCTACGAACTCCTCTACTCCATCCTCATCCACGCCCTCGGCCGCTCTGAGAAGCTCTACGAGGCTTTCTTGCTCTCCCAGCGCCAATCCCTCACTCCCCTTACCTACAATGCTCTCATCGGCGCCTGTGCTCGCAACGGGGACCTCGAGAAGGCCCTCCATTTGATGTCCCGTATGCGCCAGGACGGTTACCGCTCTGACTTCGTCAACTACAGCTTGATCATTCAGTCCCTCACCCGCTCCAATAAGATTGATTCCCCAATCATGTTCAAGCTCTACAGGGAGATTGAGTCCGAGAACATTGAGATTGATGGCCAGCTCTTCAACGACATCATTGCTGGTTTCGCTAAGGCCGGCGAGGCCTCCCAGGCTGTGCACCTTCTAGCCATGGTCCAGGCCACTGGCTTGAGCCCCAAAACTGCCACTCTGGTTGCTGTCATCTCAGCCTTGGGGAATTCCGGCAGGGTAGTTGAAGCTGAAGCTATCTTTGAGGAAATGAGAGAAGGAGGATTGCAACCCAGGACTAGGGCTTACAATGCCCTCCTCAAAGGCTATGTGAAGGCAGGCCAACTGAAAGATGCCGAATCCATTGTGTCCCAGATGGAGAAGAGCGGTATTTCTCCTGATGAGCACACTTACAGCCTGTTCATTGATGCCTACGCGAATGCAGGTAGGTGGGAAAGCGCAAGAATTGTGTTGAAAGAGATGGAAGCTAGCAATGTGCAGCCTAATTCCTATGTTTTCAGCAGGATTTTTGCCAGCTACCGCGATAGAAGGGAGTGGCAAAAGTCGTTCCAAGTTTTGAGGGAGATGAAGAGCAGTGGAGTAAGACCCGATAGACATTTTTACAATGTCATGATTGACACTTTTGGAAAGTCCAACTGTCTTGATCATGCTATGGCTACCTTTGAAAGGATGCTATCTGAGGGAATCCACCCGGACACCGTCACCTGGAATACACTTATAGATTGTCATTGCAAGTTTTCCACCTCAAGATGGGCACACTCCCTCTTACGGAATTCAGGGTGA
- the LOC137743907 gene encoding heavy metal-associated isoprenylated plant protein 47-like, protein MKQKIVMKVQLSSEKCRTKALKIAAVAKGVSTVSIEAEKEHVVVIGDGVDAVDLAKSLKKKLGSGTIVSVEEVKKPEEKPAELPEPIQWASSYIHYPQYPTAQYYYDGFYRW, encoded by the exons ATGAAG CAAAAGATAGTCATGAAGGTGCAGCTGAGCTCCGAGAAGTGCAGAACCAAGGCCTTGAAGATTGCTGCAGTTGCCAAAG GTGTGAGCACAGTGTCCATAGAAGCAGAGAAAGAGCATGTGGTGGTGATCGGAGACGGAGTTGATGCCGTTGACTTGGCTAAATcattgaagaagaagcttggCTCTGGCACCATAGTAAGTGTTGAAGAAGTGAAAAAACCGGAAGAAAAACCAGCTGAGCTGCCTGAGCCAATTCAGTGGGCATCAAGCTATATTCACTATCCACAGTATCCAACTGCGCAATACTACTATGATGGATTTTACAGATGGTAA
- the LOC137741329 gene encoding heavy metal-associated isoprenylated plant protein 47-like isoform X2 has translation MQQKIVMKVQLNSEKCRTKALKIAAVAKGASTVSIEVEKEHVVVIGDGIDAVDLAKSLKKKLGSVTIVSVEEVKKPEEKPAEQPEPIQWASSYIHYPQYPAVQYYYDGSYRW, from the exons ATGCAGCAAAAGATAGTCATGAAGGTGCAGCTGAACTCCGAGAAATGCAGAACCAAGGCCTTGAAGATTGCTGCGGTTGCCAAAG GTGCGAGCACGGTGTCCATAGAAGTAGAGAAAGAGCATGTGGTGGTTATCGGAGACGGAATTGATGCCGTTGACTTGGCTAAATcattgaagaagaagcttggCTCTGTCACCATAGTAAGTGTCGAAGAAGTGAAAAAACCGGAAGAAAAACCAGCTGAGCAGCCTGAGCCAATTCAGTGGGCATCAAGCTATATTCACTATCCACAGTATCCAGCTGTGCAGTACTACTACGATGGATCCTACAGATGGTAA